The window GGGCTTGTTGACTTCATGGGGAACCCAACTgagcatttgctttaaaaatgctgcaCTGTTATGCACTCAGCTGGAGTGAaatctgctgcctgcagccactcGTGGAGCCAGGCACGCGTCCCTGTGGCGTGCATTTGTGTTTAGATGAAATTGCACGGAACCCCCTGAGCAAGCATTGCGTGATGCTCCCAAGTCTGCCTTTTCCTCAGGAATAGCTCACCGGGTGGCAGGCTGGGGCTGACCGGGTTGTTCCTCCCCCAGGCGCAGTACTACGGAGTTGTGAGCGTTGGCACGCCGCCGCAGAGGTTCACTGTCGTGTTTGACACCGGCTCCTCCAATTTTTGGGTCCCTTCCGCTTATTGCATCAGTGAAGCGTGCAGTAAGAAAATTTACCCTGCCTTACGCTCTTTGTATCTCAGGTACCTTggccatttcttctttcccatgGAGGTCGCCTACAGCAGGGATTTGGGAGGAAGGATTTGGAGCACCCCCAAGggctgctttcctctccccagcttGCTCCTCCATCTTTGCCCCTCTGTGCCACCCCACAGCCAGGGCAggcaccagctgcagctgccAAACATCCCTCTGCACCACGAGGTGCCTGATgtaaaaagcatggaaataaatCTGGGAGAGCTACAAATAGTGGTGGAAATGcccatttttgttttgatttgccTTTAAAACCCAAAATAACCTCAGAGGTACAGAAAAACTGGTGTGCTTGTGGAGGAATGGGCACCTCCATCGATGCCTTCCTCGTAAGACAAGCAAAAATCTGCCTCGCCTGCATCTCAGCTGGCTGTGCACGGGGGAGCGGGCACATTGCCGGGACCTCCCCTCAGTGCAGAAGTGTCATTTGTTTTGTGTAGGGGTGCACCAGAAATTTAAGTCCTTTCTGTCGGATTCATATGAGCACGGAGGGGAAGCCTTCTCCTTGCAGTACGGCACGGGACAGCTTCTGGGCATTGCTGGCAAAGACACGCTGCAGGTGAGCCTCCACCTAAAACAGGGTGTCAGCCTCCAGGTCAACGATTTTCAGGGAAGTTCAGATACTGGCCTTGCTCTGGAAGACCTTGTCTGGTTTAAGCAAGGGCAGGGTGAGGTCCCACCAAGCTGTGTGCTGAGAGGTGTGGGTGCTGCTCCAGCTTTGGGCTGCCCAGACAAATCCctaagattttattttgcatttctgcttgtCTCCTTGGGTTTTATCCTGGGTTTATGAAGAAACAGGCACAGAATTAAAGCATTAAAAGTGGCTAATTTCTTGTAATAGATGGTGTCTTTGCTTTCAgttcttgggattttttttttttgtaccgAACAGATCAGTAACATCTCCATCAAGGGACAGGACTTTGGCGAGTCGGTGTTTGAGCCAGGAACAACCTTTGCCCTTGCCCACTTTGATGGCGTGCTGGGCTTGGGCTACCCCTCCTTAGCAGTGGGCAATGCTCTGCCTGTGTTTGACAGCATCATGAACCAGCAGCTGGTAGAGGAGCCAGTCTTCTCTTTCTATCTGAAAAGGTCAGTCTTTAAAGTGACACTGTcaaaaaagaagcaaatctattttaattgttgAGACATGCATCTGTGTAAGTCTTCAattttagaaagtaattttcctcatttctttctttttttttcaatttgacactgaaaaatatggagtgaaaaggaaaaatgtgctgGGGAGGACCTTGAGTTTTTGGACGGACAGTTATTCTTGTTGGAGCTGGtcataaacaaaagaaaagctccCGGCTCAGACTCACCATGTCTGAGTTGCCAGAGGTTTCCTTCTGGCCAGTGGAGATGAAGAGAAAAGCCGTGCTGCACCCAAGTAGccacttttcagaaaagaaatgttgttACCTTATCTGGACCCAGCTGTAACTCCACCAATTTATCTAGTGTTTATTCTGAGGTGAGAGCAGCAACTGGCTCACCCTGCTCCCAATGCCTGTCTTAGCCCTCGTCAGCCTACACCAAGTTTTCTCAGAAGTTGTTTGGAAGCTCTGAGTTGGGACATATGTAGCTATAGTTTAGAAATTATCCCTTTCAGCCGTCTGTATCTGAATTTAGAAAGGACTGTGcattgtcttttgctttttaagtgtAATCTCATCGGTGTGTGCTGGCACACTCCCATGTCTGTGTTAACCTGTCTTCTGCTTTCAGAGGAGATGACACTGAGAACGGTGGTGAGTTGATTCTGGGGGGGATAGACCATTCCCTCTACAAAGGTTCAATCCACTGGGTCCCAGTCACCGAGAAAAGCTACTGGCAAATCCACCTGAACaagtatgtatgtatgtatgtatgtatgaaaTAGACACCTGCGGATGAGGACAAATTCATCGGCAGGAGGCAAATGATTAGGGCTGTAGGAGtcctgagagagaaaagtggGTTCACAAATGAGAAGTCATCCTCATGCAGTTTCCTGTTATTGCTTTCTTGTCTTTTAAAGATGTTCTTGTCTTTTAAGACCAGGAAAACTTGGCAGCTAGTTTTAACTTCAGACCGTACTCTGCTACTTTTGCTAGCAATAATGTCACAGTGTATATACCACTTGCTTAAAGACGCTTTGTTTTTCACTCACAGCATAAAGATCCAGGGCCGGGTGGCATTTTGCTCCCACGGCTGTGAAGCCATCGTTGACTCAGGCACTTCTCTTATCACCGGTCCCTCTTCACAAATCAGGCGATTACAGGAGTATATTGGGGCAAGTCCGTCGCATACTGGAGAGGTAAAAACTATATGGCCAGAAAACCaccagagaggaagagaaactggtATTTGGTGCAAAGAGCTTATAGAGTGGGAGAATAACCAAAAGAGTTGTTCAGAAAGGTCTCAGGGAAAGCCTTGTTTCCAGGAGAGCACTGAACTCAGAGCCGTGCTGGTTTTGACCCATCTGCCTTGCtgtcccagccctcctcccAAATGTCCACCTCCTCTCCTGTACTCATCAGTACTAGTGTGTAAGGAAATAATGGGGGTGTCAGTTTGAGGAATTGATCCATACTCTACAtcagagataattttcttaTGGAAAATCAGAGGAGCACTTCTTTTCAAAGTCCCTGGCTATAGCCATCGGCTTGCTCGAGCCAGGAGGGGTTCGGTGCTGTTAGCCAGCCCCGTCAGCATCAAATGGGGGTACTTACAGCCCCACAAAGGCTCCACTGACAGGACCTCTCACTGTCAGCTTGCAGCAGAGCAAGCAGTGTCATGCCAGGGCTCCCAGGAAGGATGCGCAGCTGTGATGCTCACAACGCTGACTCCTAGCAGATGAGCCACAGGGTGCAGGACAGACCTCACTGTCTTATCCTCCCTCCTGGACCTTATTCCTCTGTCTCCTCGCtggttttcctctcttccctgctgctctttcctGCGTCCCCCTTGTTGATGTTCCCCATtgctcctccccatccctgcctgccctctgaGGAGCACCTCCACCTCCGAGGTTGCTCAAGGTAGGTTAGGCATTCCCACCACCTTGCCTGTGGGTCAGGCTGAGAtgtctctctgctgctcttcgCATCTCCCCACTGGCAATTTTCAGATGGCATGACCGAACCCTCGTAATGTCTAAAGCACTGAGATAACAAGCCTGAGACGGCTAAACCCACCTGCCTCCAGGGAGAGAGCagcttcttcactgtgagggtggtgagacactggaacaggttgcccagagaggctctggatgccccatccctggaagtgttcaaggccaggttggatgaggctttgggcagcctggtctagtggagggtgtccctgcccatggcaggggggctggaactggATGGgatttgaggtcccttccaacccaaaccattctgtgattctatgatttttactGTGCCTTATTGCTGGCCCTGGGCTGACTCCCACAGGTAATTACCACGTTGCTACAGCTCCAGTGCCCCAAGTAAAGCTGCCACATATGGTTGCTGTTAACTTTTAATTGTGTTGTTCCTGACGCAAAACTGcacttggaagaaaattaagaatgtTATGGTTACCCAGTGCACTGGGCAATGATCAAAGAGAAAAGTCGACTTTTAATCTGCCTCCTTTTGTATGAGCAGGACCTGGAGTTGCATCTGTGTAACTTGTGAGGCTTCTGATTCTATATCTCAATTAAaccttaaatttaatttttattcaaattttcaAATACATGTCAAACAGTGTGCTTTAATAACAGGTTGGTTTTATAATGGTACATACTACTGGATAtagataaaatatatatttccaaTGCCTTATATTAGTGTAATATAAACAAGAAACAAGTCATTGCAGAATATTATGTACTCCAGTTCTGATATAAAAGCACTCAGACAGCATCTCAGATTCTGCAAAAAAGCATCCTGAAAATAAGACTTTCTATGACTGTTTTTGTAGCACCCACAGACAGACTGAGTCTATTGGCTCAAGTTTATTCCAATATAAGTGATTTTACCAGAACCTTTATCTCTTTCCAGCAAGGATTAATTTGTTCTGGATGTAGTAGCTATGTAAATGAATTATGTCTTGCTTCTTGTATCCTACTAAGCATTATACTGGCTTTTTTTACCCTTGTCCTGCATATCCCACGGTTTATTTTGTTCTAATGGTATGACACCTGATAAGTATACACAAGATTTAGAGCTATGTTTTCATAAAGCAgatttaacaacaacaaaaattgtAGATTCTTCCTTATAGGAAGCCTCTAAAACAATGACTTTAAACACTACAGTTTACAGCAAAGATCCCTCTGGGGCTTGGAGCATTCTGTAGTGCCATTTAACATGCCAGTTGTTTCATGAAATAACTAGTAAGGCCAGGAAATGATCTTCTGTGTTACTGTAAGTGAATGTATTATTTATGGAAATTAACGGCCATGCCAAAGTTTAgtctttcttctgctctttagATCCCACTTCAGGGCACAGTATAAGTATAAAGTGCCATATTCcttactggctttttttttcctaaaacagtGATGTTacaggagggagcagggtgAGCTGCAGCCGTAGGGTGCTCCCTGCGTGGGTTGGAGGCAGCTCCCTCCACCCAGTCCGAGTCAGAGCACTGGGGGACTTTTACTCAGCAGACCTTGCTAATACGGGTTCGCCGGGGCTCACACACTCAGTTTTGCTTCTGAGTTGTACGGGGGTGGCATTAGAGTCCCCTTTCACCTtgtcccttttggggctggtgAGGATTTTCTTCAGCCCTGGGTCCCTAGGGGCTTTGGTGCAGTGGTCTGGGCTGCTAGGCTGGTTTGACCCAGTGCAGGAGCTGGGAAGCCGGAGGGCAGTGTTGGGCCGTAAGTCAGCCTGATGCTGTTTCTCTGTAGTAAATTCACTATTACCTGCTGCAAAAATCTTGAATTCAAAGGGCACTacttaaaaaaaggcaaactgatCCCGTCTCAATCAGTGCATCGCATACAGTTTCTCGTAGACTGCAGAAGACTGTCCAGCTTGCCTCACATAAGCTTCACGATCGGACACCATGAGTACAAGCTGACAGCAGAGCAATACATCATAAAGGTGTGTATCTGTGGGCTcccctgtcccctgtccccgcTCCCTGAGCtgaggctggagcaggtggcCGCAAGGACACGTGCTTTCTCTTGCAGGAGTCTATTGATGACCAAACCTTCTGCATGAGCGGCTTTCAGTCTCTCGACATCACCACTCGCGCTGGCCCGCTCTGGATTTTAGGAGATGTCTTTATGTCTgcattttactgcatttttgaCCGTGGGAATGACAGAGTGGGATTTGCTAAAGCTGTTCATAGGAAGGATTACTACTGAGTCGTAATAGCATTTATTCTGCCTCAACCTGAATGTTAATGTAGGGATCTTCAACACATATGTGAAGAAGGGCTTTAACTGAAACTCTGGACCTAAATGCAGTTGTGtgtcacccccctccccagggttTAAGGGATTTGGGGTGATCCTTGTCCCAAATTATATAGCTTGGTTCAATCTCTATATATACAACTGAGAAACAAATTTTCCTCAATAACTGATGGACATCACAGCTGTCAGGATGAAGTGAAAACAACTCAGCACTCAGATTTGCAAAAGAGCAGGAAGGATAAAAATGCTGAACAGTGCCAGGCTGACAAGATAGCAGTTACGAATGCAGGAAACTAATCCCAGTCTGGTCTGGgtatccttttttcttcttgtgtggTAGTTTCCATCTCATCTCCtactgctttccttttcctcattattttcCATGGTTAGGGTTCTGTCCAATCTCATTTCCTTAGTGCCATGTAAATTCTCTTTATATGCGCTTGCTCCAACCAGCTTACATAAAGAGGAGTTTGACTGATGCCCGTGTGACCACTATTTTCCACTACTGTTCCTTGCGCACAATATCCTGCTCCTTACGCCATCTCTCAAACCTGCTTTTTCCCTTGGGTTCATTCTCGcttgatgtttttttcctcttttgggTCTCGGCGTTTAATGTCAGTGTCTTAGGTCAGATGCTGCTCTTAGCGCCTGATACCTCTGCCCCTTGGCTGTGCAGGTAGCGGGGAGCAGCATCTATTCACATTACAAAACCCAGACTGCAACCCTTGCAAAGGGAGCTGCAAAGGGATGCCACAGCGTCCCTCCACCTCAGACCAGTTACGAGACCAACACACCAGCACTAAACACCTACTGCCCCTTGCTCAGACACTCGtgggcagcagcggcagcagcttCAGCGCTGGCAGAGGTGTGAAACAGCCACAGGTAGCTGCGCTGATTCGGCAAAAGAAGAGTCACCTAAATTACACACGTTGGGAGTATTTGTTTGGATCGCTAAAACTGACACTGCCCCCGCACACGTGAATAAAACTTAACCGAGGAAAATCTACTCTGGACTTAGCGCTCTTTCAGTTTCGTTTTATGTTTTCTTACAGCAGTTTCTGTGCGGTGAGGCCAgacaggagggggaggagagggtgCAACAGCAATTGAAAATCCAGGTTACTCTGTGGCCTGGAGGGGAGAGATGGGATGTGTTGGGGTGTTGGGGCTGCTCATCTCCCCCTAAAGCCGAAAAATGTCTGCAGCCTTAGCCCCAGGCACCAGGCAcctcccaggcagggcagggctgggggagctggagacCGGCCAGTTGTAAGACTCAGTAAGTTTTACTAAAGCAAGACAGTTTGCCGGTAGGTATCTCTGATACACTGATCTTGCCTTCCAGTACAAAATACTTGTCTTTCTGGTGCATGTTTTCACAGGTCTCTATCTGCAGCCACGTTGTCTTACACATTTGGCATCCAGGCTATCAACCTCGAGCAACGGGGACTCTGCTGCCAGTTGTCTCTTTTTGCAGACAAGACTGAGCCGTATGCAGTTATTGTGTATTTCAGGCCAATCTTGCCTTGTTTCCCCTTTGTCCCTATCACTCTTAAAGAACAGAGTGACCGTGAGCTAACTTATTTGTCTAAAAAACGTCATTTGTTTGGTCATAAACCAAGACAAACAAACATCTATAAAGCCCTATCACTCATTTAACAGCAGcagggtatttttgttttctctactATTGCAGCAGACTTAACACTCTGGTACATTTCCATTATTTCTAAAACGTGTATATTCCTCAAACATGAGCTTCCACTCAGAGTAAAGAGATCTGTTATTTATGACAGAGGATTTTAAGGGTGGCGGGATAGGTCCCTGCAGCTGGTCAGTCCCTGCACCAATATCTCAGCTCTACAAATTCCAGCGCAGAGTGTGAACACATCCTAGAAATAGGTGGAAAGTCAGGCAGCACGTGCGGGGACCGGCCCTCTCTTTGTTCTGATGTATCTCATCCTGCTCAAGATTAACGCCATTTGATGGGAGCAAGCTGCTGCTCTGACCTATTTGTCTATCCTGGCCCTATTCCCTCCTCAGTCTTTTCCAGCTTTGCCAACTTCTGTAGGTCTGCCTCGCTGTTCCTGGTAGACATCAAGCTGACTTGCGTGGTAGGTCAAACCTTTGCCAGAAGTGCTTCTTGACAGTTCAATACAGTCAAGACGACTGTGTATCTCGAAGTGCCTTTATTCATGCAATAATTTGACATTGTTTATCGAGGTGAACATGAATTGTAAATTGTTGGGTTTGCTAAAATAGTCCATTTACCATTCTAAGGCAAATAGTTTACTGAGAGAAGTGCCTAAGAGAGCACATAATCCCAAAAGATAATTTAATACAAATCAGAGCCCGCAGATGTTTACAAAAGTGAGATAACAGACTAAATGAGAGGAGGAAATTTTTCTGGTAACTCATCCCAGCACTAGCTTCTTTACAAGCCATGGACAGAATATTACAGCTAACCAGGAGCTGGCCCGCTGTGTGAAATGCTATTTGTGTATTGCAGATTACATTGTGGGATTTCAGAGCTGTCATTCCTAATTTAACATGTGTCTCCATGTCTAATAGACACCTCTGTGGGACTTAACTGAAGCTTTTATCTACCTAACGGGTACTGTGTGGCCAGCCTTAGCCTCCACCGAAGAATGAACACAGTTGCTGGgccaggcagtgctggcagaGTAAGCAGGAGAGGTAGCAGAATCACTGCCCACGAGATGCATAATGTCCTGGTGGAAAGCAGCAGTGTGCGTCCTAGGTAGTGGCCAGGCTGAGAAGATGATGGAAgatgagcagagctggctgatgagaagctgggaaggcttcttcaggCTTAGCAGTGCCGGGATGAAACGTGCTGATGTCTGGGTTGGGGAGGTTGAGCACTTTGGTCCAACACCTTAAGCCCTGGCGAAAGCTGTGTGAAGGAGGAGAGTGAGGAGGTGTGGTGGGACTGGACCCTCAGTGCAGATTGGTAGTGGGCACTTTACAGGAATATCTAATTTCTGGCTTAAATTCCCATACAGAGAGAAGCACAGTCCCTCAAGCTTATGTACTGTGAGGAGAGAGCTAGATAATAGGCCAGACTTTCTCCACGGCCACTGAAAACCCTTCCTATACGTGGATGGCTGGGAGGTGTATGGCCAAACTCTCCCGAAACATGTATTGCTCTCCTGACTCTAACAAAGTGCTATAGAGGAGTGTTTCAGGCTCCCAAGGAGAACAGCACTTCCTTTTACTTTCTGTCTAACTGTGTGACTGGAGCTGTCTGGGTATCCTTAAAATGTATTGTTTATACTTAAAATTTACCATTTGTTAATGTTAAGCTTGTTGGTAAATGGAGCTCCTTGACAGTTGCAGATGCAATTAAATTGAGAACATACTGAATTGAAAAGTGTGGCTTCAACTAAAGGAAGAAATAGGGAAtagggaagaaagagggaatgCTGGaggaaaatcttttcttctctgctgatgTAGGGAAGGGAAAACTATGTGTTTCCACCAATGTCACAGACCAATAGAGTCCTCTTCCCCGGGGAGAGTCAGCAGTCTGGGGCTCTGATGACTGAAGAGCTGGAGGATGCTGCCAGAAGCTGGATATTGCCTAGTAAGGGCCATCCAGAAAATAGGATTGCTAGGCTAAGGTGCCGTTTAGTTCAATAGAATTTCACTTTACTGAGGTTCTCATTTTGTTGGTCAAACCTGAACATAGCA of the Grus americana isolate bGruAme1 chromosome 1, bGruAme1.mat, whole genome shotgun sequence genome contains:
- the LOC129211953 gene encoding cathepsin E-like yields the protein MKVILLVVVYIPFTVAVERIPLVRFKSIKKQLKEKGEFEEFWRNHHPDIFARRYLHCFPADIALSVGTASERLYDYMNAQYYGVVSVGTPPQRFTVVFDTGSSNFWVPSAYCISEACRVHQKFKSFLSDSYEHGGEAFSLQYGTGQLLGIAGKDTLQISNISIKGQDFGESVFEPGTTFALAHFDGVLGLGYPSLAVGNALPVFDSIMNQQLVEEPVFSFYLKRGDDTENGGELILGGIDHSLYKGSIHWVPVTEKSYWQIHLNNIKIQGRVAFCSHGCEAIVDSGTSLITGPSSQIRRLQEYIGASPSHTGEFLVDCRRLSSLPHISFTIGHHEYKLTAEQYIIKESIDDQTFCMSGFQSLDITTRAGPLWILGDVFMSAFYCIFDRGNDRVGFAKAVHRKDYY